One Alphaproteobacteria bacterium HT1-32 genomic region harbors:
- a CDS encoding tartrate dehydrogenase, translating into MTNKYKIATIPGDGIGMEVVPEGIRVLDAVATKFDLGLSFDHKDWSCEYFAKNGEMMPKDGIEQISEHDSIFLGAVGFPGVADHVSLWGLLIPLRRQFQQYVNLRPVRMMPGMSSPLANRTPEEIDFWVVRENCEGEYSEIGGRMGHGTPGEMVLQETVFTRNGVDRILKFAFDLAVRVGKKHVTSATKSNGIMHTMPYWDERFAEMKKAYPDVKTDQFHIDILTAHFVQHPDWFDVVVGSNLFGDILSDLGPAVAGSIGIAPSANINPEGDFPSMFEPVHGSAPDIAGKGIANPIGQIWSAAMMLDHLGHADAGAAVVKAIETVLGDGGPRTPDLGGKATTVDVGKAIADAL; encoded by the coding sequence GTGACGAACAAATACAAAATCGCGACAATTCCCGGTGATGGCATCGGCATGGAAGTTGTCCCGGAAGGCATCCGTGTACTGGATGCTGTCGCAACGAAATTCGATCTGGGACTGAGTTTCGACCATAAGGACTGGAGCTGTGAATATTTCGCCAAAAATGGTGAAATGATGCCAAAAGACGGTATCGAACAGATTTCCGAACATGACTCGATCTTTCTCGGTGCTGTCGGCTTTCCCGGCGTGGCAGACCATGTCTCGCTCTGGGGCCTGCTGATCCCGCTGCGTCGCCAGTTCCAGCAGTATGTGAACCTGCGCCCGGTACGGATGATGCCCGGCATGTCCTCCCCCCTCGCCAACCGCACACCCGAAGAAATTGATTTCTGGGTCGTCCGCGAGAACTGCGAAGGTGAATATTCCGAAATCGGCGGACGTATGGGCCATGGCACGCCCGGCGAAATGGTTCTTCAGGAAACCGTGTTCACCCGTAACGGCGTTGACCGCATTCTGAAATTTGCCTTCGATCTGGCAGTCCGGGTCGGCAAGAAGCATGTCACATCGGCGACCAAGTCGAACGGCATCATGCATACCATGCCCTATTGGGACGAACGCTTCGCCGAAATGAAGAAAGCCTATCCGGATGTGAAGACGGACCAGTTCCATATCGACATTCTGACCGCCCATTTCGTACAGCATCCGGACTGGTTCGATGTCGTTGTCGGCTCCAACCTGTTTGGCGACATTCTGTCCGATCTCGGCCCGGCCGTTGCCGGTTCCATCGGCATTGCACCTTCTGCCAACATCAATCCGGAAGGTGACTTCCCGTCGATGTTCGAACCGGTACACGGTTCCGCCCCGGATATCGCCGGCAAGGGCATTGCCAACCCGATCGGTCAGATCTGGTCAGCCGCGATGATGCTGGACCACCTCGGTCATGCCGATGCCGGTGCCGCCGTTGTAAAGGCCATCGAAACCGTGCTTGGCGATGGCGGCCCCCGCACACCTGACCTTGGCGGCAAGGCCACCACGGTCGATGTCGGCAAGGCCATCGCCGACGCCCTCTAG
- a CDS encoding MFS transporter, whose product MNTQEQTKTGWMPRLELPMSLVGLGHCGIHWIAAIFLFLAPYMKEELGVSTAEVAVFWSIFYIASFAANLPSGTLVDMTGKRVFWQVFALGVCALALLGVGFTGIYLLICIFVAVIGATNMLWHPAAISYLSKAFPDQRGFALSIHAMGASLGDLLAPVAAGTLMLYLTWQQTAMVNAVPALMVAALLFFGLKRTDAGKAPEKGMKGGDYFSGMKGLLKHRGIMLLCALAAFRSGAQAGLLFFLPFYLKEDLGMSPVIMGVTLAAMQIGGMVATPVAGHMSDKVGRRPIIIGGLWTSTAVIIALTFIESPFVFVGGVAVLGFFLYAARPVMHSWMMDMAPSNMGGSATSLMFGFQSLLIIPIPVVGGLIADNYGLLPVFYCLAASMLVANVLTLLVPKSEAEAR is encoded by the coding sequence CCTTATATGAAAGAAGAGCTCGGCGTATCAACGGCCGAAGTGGCGGTTTTCTGGAGTATCTTTTACATCGCTTCCTTTGCCGCCAACCTGCCCAGTGGAACCCTTGTCGACATGACCGGGAAACGGGTTTTCTGGCAGGTGTTTGCGCTTGGCGTCTGTGCGCTGGCCTTGCTGGGGGTCGGGTTCACCGGCATTTATCTGCTGATCTGTATTTTTGTCGCGGTGATCGGGGCAACCAACATGCTCTGGCATCCGGCGGCGATTTCTTATCTGTCAAAAGCCTTCCCGGACCAGCGGGGTTTTGCCCTGTCGATCCATGCAATGGGGGCCAGTCTGGGGGATCTGCTGGCACCGGTGGCGGCGGGAACGCTGATGCTGTATCTGACCTGGCAGCAGACGGCGATGGTGAATGCGGTGCCGGCGCTGATGGTCGCGGCCTTGCTGTTCTTCGGTCTCAAGCGAACAGATGCGGGCAAGGCACCTGAAAAGGGAATGAAGGGTGGCGACTATTTCAGCGGCATGAAGGGATTGCTGAAACATCGCGGAATCATGTTGCTCTGTGCGCTGGCGGCATTTCGCAGCGGGGCACAGGCCGGGTTGCTGTTTTTCCTGCCCTTCTACCTGAAGGAAGATCTGGGCATGTCGCCGGTCATCATGGGGGTAACGCTGGCGGCGATGCAGATCGGCGGGATGGTGGCGACACCGGTTGCCGGACATATGTCCGACAAGGTCGGGCGACGGCCAATCATCATCGGTGGTCTCTGGACTTCGACAGCGGTCATTATCGCCCTGACTTTCATTGAAAGTCCGTTCGTCTTTGTCGGTGGTGTCGCGGTGCTCGGCTTCTTCCTGTATGCGGCCCGTCCGGTAATGCATTCCTGGATGATGGATATGGCCCCGTCGAATATGGGCGGGTCGGCAACCAGCCTGATGTTCGGCTTCCAGTCACTGCTGATCATCCCGATCCCGGTTGTCGGCGGTCTGATTGCCGACAACTATGGTCTGTTGCCGGTCTTCTACTGTCTGGCGGCGTCGATGCTGGTTGCAAATGTGCTGACCCTGCTGGTGCCGAAATCAGAGGCGGAGGCGAGATAG
- a CDS encoding DUF2254 domain-containing protein yields MVVWEPGISCTVYSVRHAHPVTERLFAVKSYLKGQLRAIRSALWFRPSAFCLLAAGFAIALAAADALLPLQTLRWLPTAEPEFVRDILRLLSGSMLTVSTLVLSALMLVLNLVAGQATPRAVPELMADSVTQNALGIFLATFVFSITALMLFGIGAYSESAVTLVFFGAILLVAISLRYLLQWIHHVADALKLNRVIERLAGQARRALENYLEIDDEKEGPAGSDWDDIVEDEKSLPVYAHDTGYIQLIDIGPITDILKKHDLRLQFVCHVGDFLHATRPFAWVCGSEDPDEQLLDQIASTLVLGADRSSQDDPQLGIELLTEVACRSLSPGINDPKSALACIDYLVSLLSTAGAVPPDKYPPEILCDGRLKIRRQTYADLLERAWRPIVRDGGGQAEVICGILNALVELASMIDPGHLDALREEGERAQAFGKELLRLEADRSSLDRISKRLGETIRSRS; encoded by the coding sequence CTGGTCGTTTGGGAACCGGGGATATCGTGTACCGTATATTCAGTGCGTCATGCGCATCCGGTAACTGAAAGGCTGTTTGCTGTGAAATCCTATCTGAAGGGGCAGTTGCGGGCGATCCGTTCTGCACTCTGGTTCCGGCCATCGGCCTTTTGCCTGCTGGCAGCGGGGTTCGCTATTGCCCTGGCAGCAGCAGATGCGCTGTTGCCTTTACAGACATTGCGCTGGCTGCCAACAGCGGAGCCGGAGTTTGTCCGGGATATTCTCCGGCTGTTGTCCGGCAGCATGCTGACCGTATCGACCCTTGTTCTCTCAGCACTGATGCTGGTGCTGAATCTGGTCGCCGGTCAGGCGACGCCACGGGCAGTTCCCGAGCTGATGGCGGATTCAGTCACGCAGAACGCGCTGGGTATATTTCTCGCAACCTTCGTTTTTTCGATAACAGCCCTGATGCTGTTCGGTATCGGCGCCTACAGCGAATCCGCTGTAACGCTGGTTTTCTTCGGGGCCATTCTGCTGGTGGCGATTTCGTTGCGCTATCTCCTGCAATGGATCCATCACGTGGCTGATGCCCTCAAGCTGAACCGGGTGATTGAACGGCTGGCGGGGCAGGCACGCCGTGCACTGGAGAATTATCTTGAGATTGATGATGAGAAAGAAGGCCCGGCCGGTTCTGACTGGGACGACATTGTCGAAGATGAGAAATCACTGCCGGTTTACGCCCATGACACCGGCTATATACAGCTGATCGATATTGGGCCGATCACCGATATTCTCAAGAAACATGACCTGCGGTTGCAGTTTGTCTGCCATGTCGGTGACTTTCTGCACGCCACCCGGCCTTTTGCCTGGGTTTGCGGGTCGGAAGATCCGGATGAACAGTTGCTGGACCAGATAGCCTCGACACTGGTGCTTGGTGCAGACAGAAGCTCACAGGACGACCCTCAACTGGGGATCGAATTGCTGACAGAAGTTGCCTGCCGGTCCCTGTCTCCGGGCATCAATGATCCGAAATCCGCACTGGCCTGTATTGATTATCTGGTCAGCCTGCTGAGCACAGCTGGTGCAGTCCCGCCGGATAAATATCCCCCGGAGATATTGTGTGATGGTCGTTTGAAAATCAGACGCCAGACCTATGCTGATCTGCTGGAGCGTGCCTGGCGGCCGATTGTACGGGATGGTGGCGGGCAGGCGGAGGTGATCTGCGGAATTCTCAATGCGCTCGTGGAACTGGCATCAATGATCGATCCCGGTCATCTTGATGCGCTCCGGGAAGAGGGGGAACGGGCGCAGGCTTTCGGGAAGGAATTGCTCCGCCTTGAAGCAGACCGTTCCTCGCTGGACCGGATCAGCAAGCGGCTTGGTGAGACAATCAGATCACGCTCATAG
- a CDS encoding ATP-binding cassette domain-containing protein — translation MSSIETITNPAISTDGSTGKSKGISVKNVGVTFNAGEENEVEALHPVAIDFVPGDFIALVGPSGCGKSTLLNVLAGFINPSTGKALIGEDEVTEPDIDHGMVFQDYALFPWLNVIDNVSFGLERMGMNKADRYAKAREYLAMVGLQDFAEKRTNELSGGMKQRVAIARVFATDPSVILMDEPFGALDALTRRFLQHQLLEIWQKNRRTVVFVTHSVQEAVYLANRVIVMTARPGQIKLDLPIELPHPRDFSSSEFRKYEKMVYDQLDEELAKTFQLEGGKGTFVD, via the coding sequence ATGTCATCCATTGAGACCATAACCAATCCAGCCATCTCCACAGACGGCAGCACCGGAAAATCCAAGGGAATATCCGTGAAGAATGTTGGCGTTACCTTCAATGCCGGTGAGGAGAACGAAGTCGAGGCGCTGCATCCCGTTGCCATTGACTTTGTCCCCGGTGACTTCATCGCGCTGGTCGGTCCGTCAGGCTGTGGTAAATCAACACTGCTCAATGTTCTGGCCGGTTTCATCAACCCGTCAACGGGCAAGGCCCTGATCGGCGAGGATGAAGTTACCGAGCCTGATATCGATCATGGCATGGTGTTTCAGGATTATGCTCTGTTTCCCTGGCTGAATGTCATCGACAATGTCTCCTTCGGTCTGGAACGCATGGGCATGAACAAGGCCGACCGTTATGCCAAGGCACGTGAATATCTTGCCATGGTCGGTCTGCAGGATTTTGCCGAGAAGCGGACCAACGAGCTGTCCGGCGGTATGAAACAGCGGGTCGCGATTGCCCGTGTCTTTGCAACCGATCCCTCCGTCATTCTGATGGATGAACCATTTGGTGCGCTGGATGCCCTGACCCGCCGTTTTCTGCAGCATCAGCTACTTGAGATCTGGCAGAAGAACCGCCGCACCGTCGTCTTCGTCACCCATTCGGTGCAGGAGGCAGTTTATCTGGCAAACCGCGTCATCGTCATGACCGCACGACCCGGGCAGATCAAACTCGACCTGCCGATTGAACTGCCCCACCCCCGGGATTTCTCCTCCAGCGAATTCAGGAAATATGAGAAAATGGTATACGATCAGCTGGATGAAGAACTGGCCAAAACCTTCCAGCTGGAAGGCGGAAAAGGCACGTTCGTTGACTAG
- a CDS encoding mandelate racemase encodes MRITRIVEKTAGIKSNIRNAVIDFSKITLSLVAVETDVIVDGKPVIGYGYTSNGRYAVGEVLRERIMPRLMEADPDSLLDADGYIDPHLLHDCLMKNEKVGGHGDRAHAVAAVDIAIWDAICKAREVPFYREVARRHNGGKALSLVNAYPGGGYYTEKGNAGLRDEMKGYLDQGYKLCKMKIGGASVAEDIERIEVAQAIVGEGNLAVDANAGLNRERVMAYAEALEPYKLAWFEEPCDSLDFELQTDLADRYPHPIATGENCFSRQDAKNLLRFGGLRPDRDVVQWDPSMAYGPTEFIRIVELSRPLGWKPESCSPHGGLLLGLGLAAGLELGGTENYPLVFQPYGGFSDDAVVENGMVAPCEAPGMGWETRSKLYNEVLKPLLD; translated from the coding sequence ATGCGCATTACCCGAATTGTCGAGAAGACAGCTGGCATCAAATCCAATATCCGCAATGCGGTCATCGATTTCAGCAAAATCACCCTCAGTCTTGTTGCTGTGGAAACCGATGTGATCGTCGACGGCAAGCCCGTCATCGGCTACGGCTACACCTCGAACGGACGCTACGCCGTCGGCGAGGTTCTGCGTGAACGGATCATGCCGCGGCTTATGGAAGCCGACCCGGACAGCCTGCTCGATGCGGATGGCTATATCGATCCGCATCTGCTGCATGACTGCCTGATGAAGAATGAAAAGGTTGGTGGCCACGGCGACCGCGCCCATGCCGTCGCCGCAGTTGATATCGCCATCTGGGACGCAATCTGCAAAGCCAGGGAAGTGCCGTTCTACCGCGAAGTTGCCCGTCGCCATAATGGCGGCAAGGCCCTCAGTCTGGTCAATGCCTATCCGGGTGGCGGCTATTACACGGAAAAAGGCAATGCCGGGCTGCGCGACGAGATGAAGGGCTATCTCGATCAGGGCTACAAGCTCTGCAAGATGAAGATTGGCGGTGCCAGCGTTGCAGAAGATATCGAACGTATCGAAGTTGCACAGGCCATCGTTGGCGAAGGCAACCTGGCTGTTGATGCCAATGCCGGACTGAACCGGGAACGGGTCATGGCCTATGCCGAAGCACTTGAGCCGTACAAACTGGCATGGTTCGAAGAACCCTGTGACAGTCTGGACTTTGAACTGCAAACAGATCTGGCTGACCGCTATCCTCACCCCATCGCAACCGGCGAGAACTGTTTCTCACGACAGGATGCAAAGAATCTGCTGCGGTTCGGCGGACTGCGCCCGGATCGTGATGTTGTTCAGTGGGATCCCAGCATGGCTTACGGCCCCACAGAATTCATCCGCATTGTAGAACTGTCCCGGCCCCTTGGCTGGAAGCCCGAATCCTGCTCACCGCATGGCGGTCTGCTGCTGGGTCTGGGACTGGCTGCCGGTCTGGAACTGGGTGGCACCGAAAACTATCCGCTGGTCTTCCAGCCCTATGGCGGCTTCAGCGACGATGCTGTCGTCGAAAACGGCATGGTTGCACCGTGCGAAGCCCCCGGTATGGGATGGGAAACCCGCTCCAAACTTTATAATGAAGTCCTGAAACCACTACTTGATTAG
- a CDS encoding 4,5-dioxygenase, giving the protein MSEITDFHAHVYFDAETVDLARSVCEAARDRFGIPMGRMHERLVGPHPMWSCQMTVPTDLFGTVIPWLALNRQGLIVFTHPQTGDNLADHTDHAIWMGDALELNVEMFR; this is encoded by the coding sequence ATGTCCGAGATCACAGACTTCCATGCCCATGTCTATTTCGACGCCGAAACCGTCGACCTTGCACGGTCTGTCTGTGAGGCCGCACGTGACCGGTTTGGTATCCCCATGGGACGTATGCATGAGCGACTGGTTGGACCGCATCCGATGTGGAGTTGCCAGATGACCGTCCCGACGGATCTGTTTGGCACGGTGATTCCCTGGCTGGCGCTGAACCGGCAGGGGCTGATTGTCTTCACGCATCCTCAAACCGGTGACAACCTGGCCGATCACACCGATCATGCGATCTGGATGGGGGATGCGCTGGAGCTGAATGTCGAGATGTTCAGGTAG
- a CDS encoding trypsin-like serine protease, which produces MAALLLFITLSLLTVRPAQALPEKLLDSIVAIVPDLPLRQRLKEPEGSGVVLFRGGYVATAAHVMGNATTARLRLQDGRQITASLIGSDTATDLALLKADIDLPVIDQGVLPALATPVCAIGNPFGLGNSVSCGVVSALRRTGTGFNRIEDFIQTDATVNPGMSGGALVTPDGGLVGIVTAIFTKDSDANIGVNFASSLELLLRVATDLRDYGEYRQAVFPLRIRRLNMEQDTAAFGVILLAPLPEASRFQPGDAIIEIDRRPIRKPADVASAIGLRRSGDIVDVVADRAGQRITQSIELPK; this is translated from the coding sequence ATGGCGGCCCTGCTCCTCTTCATTACGCTATCTCTGCTGACTGTCCGGCCGGCTCAGGCTTTGCCGGAAAAGCTGCTCGACAGCATCGTTGCCATCGTCCCCGACCTGCCACTTCGCCAGCGCCTGAAAGAACCGGAAGGCTCCGGCGTGGTTCTGTTCAGGGGCGGATATGTCGCAACTGCCGCCCATGTCATGGGAAATGCGACGACGGCACGTCTTCGCCTTCAGGATGGACGTCAGATCACCGCCAGCCTGATCGGTAGCGATACCGCCACCGACCTTGCGCTGCTGAAAGCTGATATCGATCTGCCGGTAATCGATCAGGGTGTCTTGCCTGCACTCGCAACGCCGGTCTGTGCGATTGGAAATCCCTTTGGCCTTGGTAATTCGGTCTCCTGCGGGGTTGTCTCCGCCCTTCGCCGGACCGGTACCGGATTCAACCGGATTGAAGACTTCATCCAGACCGATGCGACCGTAAATCCCGGGATGTCCGGTGGCGCGCTGGTTACGCCTGATGGCGGACTGGTTGGCATTGTCACCGCAATTTTCACCAAGGATTCCGATGCCAATATCGGTGTCAACTTTGCCTCATCTCTCGAACTGCTGTTGCGTGTCGCCACCGATCTCCGGGATTACGGCGAATACCGGCAGGCCGTCTTTCCCCTCCGGATTCGCCGCCTGAATATGGAACAGGACACCGCAGCCTTTGGCGTGATCCTGCTCGCCCCCCTACCCGAAGCAAGCCGGTTTCAGCCGGGAGATGCCATCATCGAAATCGACCGGCGCCCGATCCGCAAACCCGCCGATGTCGCCTCGGCAATCGGACTCCGCCGTTCCGGTGACATCGTTGACGTCGTAGCAGATCGTGCCGGACAGAGAATTACCCAGAGTATCGAACTTCCGAAATAG
- a CDS encoding aminotransferase class I/II-fold pyridoxal phosphate-dependent enzyme codes for MDVQETTELLAAARDRFSTLKRANATIDMTRGKPAPEQLDLSNGMLNILTAEECADVDGQDYRNYGIGHGIPAAKALFAGFMEVAPDEIIIGGNSSLNLMYDVLAGALLFGFPDSPRPWSQEEQVSILCPVPGYDRHFAVCEQLGINMIPLPMTDTGPDMDAVEELVSSRPDVRGIWCVPKYSNPTGVVYSDETVDRLAALKPAATDFKILWDNAYTLHHLGGGAAKVKDILKTCRAAGTENRPILFGSTSKITWPGAGVAVVAGSKATIADLARKMSFQTIGPDKINQLRHVKFFQDLAGMHHLMNGHADIIGPKFAAVEKALTERLAGKGIATWTTPQGGYFVSVDVLPGCAAEIVRRADEAGLKLTPAGSTWPYGKDPDDSNLRLAPTMPSVEEISRAMEIFCTCVELVCFPRLHG; via the coding sequence ATGGATGTTCAGGAAACAACAGAATTGCTGGCGGCCGCCCGCGACCGCTTCAGCACCCTGAAACGCGCCAACGCCACCATCGACATGACCCGTGGCAAACCGGCGCCGGAACAACTCGACCTTAGCAACGGGATGCTGAATATCCTGACCGCAGAAGAATGCGCAGATGTCGACGGGCAGGATTACCGGAACTACGGTATCGGTCACGGCATCCCCGCAGCAAAAGCCCTGTTCGCCGGTTTCATGGAAGTCGCCCCTGACGAGATCATCATCGGCGGGAACTCCAGCCTTAACCTGATGTATGACGTCCTTGCCGGTGCCCTGCTGTTCGGCTTCCCCGACAGCCCCCGGCCATGGAGCCAGGAAGAACAGGTTTCAATCCTGTGCCCGGTTCCCGGCTATGACCGGCATTTCGCTGTCTGCGAACAGCTTGGCATCAACATGATCCCCCTGCCGATGACAGATACCGGCCCGGACATGGACGCGGTTGAGGAACTTGTTTCCAGCCGCCCGGATGTTCGCGGCATCTGGTGTGTCCCGAAATACTCCAACCCCACAGGCGTGGTCTATTCTGACGAAACAGTCGACCGGCTGGCCGCCCTGAAGCCCGCCGCCACAGATTTCAAAATTTTGTGGGACAACGCCTATACCCTGCACCATCTCGGCGGCGGGGCCGCGAAAGTTAAGGACATTCTGAAGACCTGTCGCGCAGCCGGGACGGAGAACCGCCCGATCCTGTTCGGCTCAACCTCGAAGATCACCTGGCCCGGTGCGGGTGTGGCGGTGGTCGCTGGCTCAAAAGCCACCATCGCCGACCTCGCAAGGAAAATGAGCTTTCAGACCATCGGTCCCGACAAGATCAACCAGCTCCGCCATGTGAAGTTCTTTCAGGACCTGGCAGGCATGCATCATCTGATGAATGGCCATGCAGACATCATCGGTCCGAAGTTTGCCGCCGTTGAAAAAGCTCTGACCGAGCGTCTTGCCGGAAAAGGCATCGCCACCTGGACGACGCCGCAGGGCGGTTATTTTGTCAGCGTCGATGTGCTGCCCGGCTGTGCCGCAGAAATCGTCCGGCGGGCGGATGAAGCAGGGCTGAAGCTGACACCCGCCGGGTCGACCTGGCCCTATGGCAAGGATCCGGATGACAGCAATCTCCGCCTCGCCCCGACCATGCCGTCCGTTGAAGAAATTTCCCGCGCTATGGAAATTTTCTGTACCTGTGTCGAGCTGGTTTGCTTCCCCCGGCTGCACGGGTAA